Proteins from a single region of Candidatus Thermoplasmatota archaeon:
- a CDS encoding helix-turn-helix domain-containing protein yields MACVALLAAVAPACAAAEASEAAKGERPTRVSVGAPEFFLESPAGESGSIGSPAGAQARWDTRAAAESRDGTLAVRPPSAGARLSPSAPSAVEVHLRAEARPGAEAAQAWQERSESAEQTIRPLIPKQGPRPPGQSDPNNGHEMPSLSPHAVFGLLRGPVGSTLRVADSLVGSIFLDLRHQWNAPAIEHEVALDADASAPAAFSELRLDFALPEQRAHVPTVEAEVSLGGASAEADVGEEPEKASSSGGALAAADAWLAKDEQASQLVPGELTFANQGGLAQSVAPRSVGHAGTASKPATATTPSPAAAVALALAALALPFWLLYRRLSRSDDSPARASILAFLETNPGATAACVARARGLHYTTAAHHLAALARVGFVVAVQVGGRRRFHRATGAPRPSGVAVLLAGSPQKRRILEAIRSEPGVRPAHLARALGLPRSSVRHHVDALAAAGVVTIESATGEVRLRPA; encoded by the coding sequence TTGGCGTGCGTCGCGCTGCTTGCAGCGGTTGCGCCCGCGTGCGCCGCCGCCGAGGCCTCCGAGGCGGCCAAGGGCGAGCGACCCACGCGCGTGTCCGTGGGCGCGCCCGAGTTCTTCCTCGAGAGTCCCGCCGGCGAGTCCGGATCGATCGGCTCTCCGGCAGGCGCGCAGGCGCGTTGGGACACGCGCGCCGCCGCGGAGTCGCGCGACGGCACGCTTGCCGTGCGCCCGCCGTCGGCCGGCGCGCGCCTCTCGCCAAGCGCCCCGTCTGCGGTCGAGGTCCACCTGCGCGCGGAAGCCCGGCCCGGCGCCGAGGCGGCCCAAGCCTGGCAGGAGCGGTCGGAATCCGCGGAGCAGACGATCCGCCCGCTGATCCCCAAGCAAGGGCCGCGGCCGCCTGGGCAGTCGGATCCAAACAACGGCCACGAGATGCCTTCCCTAAGTCCGCATGCGGTCTTCGGCCTGCTTCGCGGACCCGTCGGGTCGACGCTGCGCGTTGCGGACTCGCTCGTCGGCTCGATCTTCCTCGACCTGCGGCACCAGTGGAACGCCCCGGCGATCGAGCATGAGGTGGCGTTGGATGCCGACGCCTCCGCGCCCGCGGCTTTCTCCGAGCTCCGCCTGGACTTCGCGCTTCCCGAGCAGCGCGCGCACGTCCCCACCGTCGAGGCGGAGGTTTCGCTCGGCGGCGCAAGCGCGGAGGCGGATGTCGGCGAAGAGCCGGAAAAGGCGTCGTCGTCGGGCGGGGCGCTCGCCGCCGCGGACGCGTGGCTCGCCAAGGACGAGCAAGCGTCGCAGCTTGTCCCGGGCGAACTTACGTTCGCGAACCAAGGCGGGCTTGCGCAATCCGTCGCGCCACGCTCGGTCGGCCACGCGGGCACGGCGTCGAAGCCCGCGACGGCGACCACGCCCTCGCCGGCCGCCGCCGTCGCGCTTGCGCTGGCTGCGCTTGCCCTTCCCTTCTGGCTCTTGTACCGCCGCCTGTCGCGGAGCGACGATTCGCCCGCGCGCGCGAGCATTCTCGCGTTCCTCGAGACCAACCCGGGCGCCACGGCGGCCTGCGTCGCACGCGCGCGCGGCTTGCACTACACGACGGCGGCGCACCATCTCGCGGCGCTCGCGCGGGTGGGCTTCGTCGTCGCGGTGCAGGTCGGCGGCCGGCGGCGCTTCCATCGCGCGACCGGGGCGCCACGGCCCTCGGGCGTCGCGGTGCTGCTTGCGGGCTCGCCCCAGAAGCGGCGCATCCTCGAGGCCATCCGCAGCGAGCCTGGCGTGCGCCCGGCGCACCTTGCGCGCGCGCTTGGCCTGCCGCGGTCGTCGGTGCGGCATCACGTCGACGCCTTGGCGGCCGCAGGCGTGGTGACGATCGAGTCCGCAACAGGCGAGGTCCGCCTCCGGCCGGCGTGA